A window of the Lactuca sativa cultivar Salinas chromosome 5, Lsat_Salinas_v11, whole genome shotgun sequence genome harbors these coding sequences:
- the LOC111882811 gene encoding fatty acid desaturase 4, chloroplastic, with the protein MSILPQHHHLQHADATTGHHHHHRNRRVYCTATPPNTRPKLQKLVANTTPVITQPKLDVDPSLKSTWLHRAWLATGSTTVVLSLANSIIGSIDSHIWLEPVLSGFAGYLFSDLATGIYHWGIDNYGDASTPLIGAQCDMALGHHKWPWKITKRQVANNLHLLAGGVTFTMLPINLIYHDQPVVMGFLGVASGCVMFSQQFHAWAHGTKSKLPPIVVALQDAGVILSPSHHVGHHTPPYKNYCIVSGVWDRFLDKHRVYEALEMAVFRKFGLRPRSWSEPDDDCMVEAEASPP; encoded by the coding sequence ATGTCCATCTTACCGCAACACCACCACCTCCAACATGCTGATGCTACAACcggccaccatcaccaccaccgcaACCGCCGTGTCTATTGCACGGCAACACCACCAAACACTAGGCCTAAACTCCAAAAACTCGTCGCCAACACAACGCCGGTCATTACTCAACCAAAACTCGATGTCGACCCAAGCCTCAAATCGACTTGGCTTCATCGCGCATGGTTGGCCACCGGATCCACAACAGTAGTCCTGTCCTTAGCCAATTCCATCATCGGATCAATCGACTCACACATCTGGCTCGAACCCGTCTTATCTGGATTCGCCGGCTACTTGTTTTCAGATCTTGCTACCGGTATATACCATTGGGGCATTGATAATTATGGCGATGCCTCAACTCCGTTAATCGGTGCGCAATGTGACATGGCTCTGGGCCACCATAAGTGGCCTTGGAAAATTACTAAGCGTCAGGTTGCGAATAACTTACATCTGTTAGCAGGTGGCGTAACATTTACAATGCTACCGATTAATCTGATCTACCATGATCAACCTGTGGTGATGGGGTTTCTGGGGGTGGCTAGTGGGTGCGTCATGTTTAGCCAGCAGTTCCATGCTTGGGCTCATGGAACAAAGAGCAAGCTGCCACCAATAGTGGTGGCGCTACAAGACGCCGGAGTGATTTTATCCCCATCACATCACGTCGGCCACCACACGCCGCCGTATAAAAATTACTGCATTGTGAGTGGGGTTTGGGATAGGTTTTTGGATAAGCATAGGGTGTATGAGGCTCTGGAAATGGCGGTGTTCCGCAAGTTTGGTCTGCGACCACGGTCATGGAGCGAACCAGACGACGATTGCATGGTGGAGGCGGAGGCTTCTCCGCCATAA
- the LOC111882812 gene encoding microtubule-associated protein TORTIFOLIA1 isoform X4, with protein MSTKPLKPTKPPVTPSPPSSRSSSLSAHLAMVELRQRILTSLSRLSDRDTHQIAVEDLETIIQTLSPDGISMILNSLYDATNDTTTNKPAVKKEAIRLLSFLCATHTESAASHLTKIIAHIVKRLKDSDSGVKDSCRESIGHLSFLYLKGERGDNNMGSVVSLFVKPLFEAMNEQNKAVQAGAASCMAKMVEMACDPPVLTFQKLCSRICKFLNSPNFLANSALLPVVSRLSQVGAISPQALEPLLQSIHDCLSSSDWSTRKAAADTLIVLALHSSNLIKEKPTSTITILEAIRFDKIKPVRDSITEALQLWNQIAESCEDQKTPGHGEDSQVQSKLSRKELPKLDAKSIETPAKNGETKSQNVAEKTTGTKKKPPPLSDKELNPEFFQRLETRVSGEVEVVLPRRLLKSSNTQNEEEPDINAGSKSKSEEEPVNLQKQGGDPCSRKRELESKGNLLGIQRQLLQLERQQAYIMNMLQDFKGGSRDGMVTLENRVWGLERVVEDMARSLSSASMYSQRGSSSNHIHMVGKYNHNGFSEYPNMGSSMRGRGYNMQIGLRKGVDRDNRLPKGAGPGPSARGVWQASKDEATLEAIRGVAPDHDHEKKKNAVLTAWRNAMDGVCEGDMDVAFGEVLSTGDDLLLVKLMDRTGPVLDQLSADVASEVMHAVAQFLLEPTLFDICLSWIQQMLDTMVENGNDVIGIRMEVKREILVNLNEASSTIDPPQDWEGTSQDHGKAST; from the exons ATGTCAACCAAACCTTTAAAACCCACAAAACCCCCAGTAACACCATCTCCACCTTCTTCACGATCATCTTCACTATCTGCTCATCTCGCCATGGTTGAACTCAGACAAAGAATCTTGACATCACTCTCCAGACTCTCGGACCGAGACACCCACCAGATCGCCGTCGAAGACCTCGAAACCATCATTCAAACCCTCTCACCTGACGGCATCTCAATGATCCTCAACTCCCTCTACGACGCCACCAACGACACCACCACCAACAAACCCGCCGTAAAGAAAGAAGCAATCAGACTCCTTTCCTTCCTCTGCGCCACCCACACCGAATCAGCTGCCAGTCATTTGACAAAAATTATAGCCCACATTGTCAAGAGGCTTAAAGATTCCGATTCCGGTGTTAAAGATTCGTGTCGCGAATCAATTGGACATCTTTCTTTTCTGTATTTGAAGGGTGAAAGAGGTGATAATAATATGGGGTCTGTGGTTTCGTTGTTTGTGAAGCCTTTGTTTGAAGCTATGAATGAACAGAACAAAGCTGTACAAGCTGGTGCAGCATCGTGTATGGCTAAGATGGTGGAAATGGCTTGTGATCCACCTGTTTTGACTTTTCAAAAGCTTTGTAGTAGGATCTGCAAGTTCCTTAATAGTCCTAATTTCTTGGCAAATTCTGCCCTTTTGCCTGTGGTTTCAAGGCTTTCTCAG GTTGGTGCTATTTCTCCACAAGCCTTGGAGCCACTGCTTCAAAGTATTCATGACTGTCTTAGTAGTTCTGACTGGTCAACTCGAAAGGCAGCTGCTGACACTTTAATTGTATTGGCTTTGCATTCAAGTAACTTGATCAAAGAAAAACCAACTTCTACGATAACAATACTTGAAGCAATCCGCTTTGATAAG ATAAAACCTGTTAGAGATAGCATAACGGAAGCACTGCAACTATGGAATCAAATTGCAGAAAGCTGTGAAGATCAGAAAACACCTGGTCATGGTGAAGATTCTCAAGTACAATCCAAGTTGTCAAGAAAGGAGCTTCCAAAGTTGGATGCGAAATCAATAGAGACCCCAGCAAAGAATGGCGAAACAAAATCTCAAAATGTTGCTGAAAAGACAACTGGAACGAAAAAGAAGCCACCTCCTTTAAGTGATAAGGAACTGAACCCTGAGTTCTTTCAAAGACTTGAAACTAGGGTTTCAGGTGAAGTCGAAGTCGTTCTCCCTCGTAGACTCCTCAAATCTTCAAATACACAAAACGAAGAGGAACCAGACATCAATGctgggtcaaagtcaaagtcagaaGAGGAACCGGTCAACTTGCAAAAACAAGGTGGTGATCCGTGTTCTAGAAAGCGAGAATTAGAGAGTAAAGGAAATTTGTTGGGCATCCAAAGGCAGTTACTTCAACTGGAGAGACAACAAGCTTACATCATGAACATGTTGCAGGATTTTAAAGGTGGATCACGTGATGGTATGGTGACTTTAGAGAACAGAGTGTGGGGCCTAGAGAGAGTTGTTGAAGACATGGCACGCAGTTTATCATCAGCGTCAATGTATAGTCAAAGAGGTAGTAGTAGTAATCATATTCATATGGTAGGAAAGTACAATCACAATGGGTTCTCTGAATATCCTAACATGGGTTCAAGTATGAGGGGTAGGGGATATAATATGCAAATAGGGTTAAGAAAAGGGGTGGATAGGGATAATAGGTTGCCTAAAGGGGCTGGACCTGGTCCTTCAGCAAGAGGCGTTTGGCAAGCTTCAAAAGATGAAGCCACTTTGGAAGCAATTAGAGGGGTTGCACCTGATCATGAtcatgagaagaagaagaatgctGTTTTGACTGCTTGGAGAAATGCAATGGATGGAGTTTGTGAAGGTGACATGGATGTGGCGTTTGGTGAGGTTTTGTCTACCGGAGATGATCTTTTGCTTGTGAAGCTAATGGACAGGACGGGGCCCGTGCTTGACCAGCTGTCAGCTGATGTGGCAAGTGAAGTTATGCATGCGGTTGCTCAATTCCTTTTGGAACCTACCTTGTTTGACATCTGTTTGTCCTGGATTCAACAG ATGCTGGATACAATGGTAGAGAATGGAAATGATGTGATTGGAATTCGTATGGAAGTGAAAAGGGAGATTTTGGTGAATTTGAATGAAGCTTCGTCAACTATTGACCCTCCACAGGACTGGGAAG gtacttctcaggatcacgggaaggcatcaacttga
- the LOC111882812 gene encoding microtubule-associated protein TORTIFOLIA1 isoform X2 yields the protein MSTKPLKPTKPPVTPSPPSSRSSSLSAHLAMVELRQRILTSLSRLSDRDTHQIAVEDLETIIQTLSPDGISMILNSLYDATNDTTTNKPAVKKEAIRLLSFLCATHTESAASHLTKIIAHIVKRLKDSDSGVKDSCRESIGHLSFLYLKGERGDNNMGSVVSLFVKPLFEAMNEQNKAVQAGAASCMAKMVEMACDPPVLTFQKLCSRICKFLNSPNFLANSALLPVVSRLSQVGAISPQALEPLLQSIHDCLSSSDWSTRKAAADTLIVLALHSSNLIKEKPTSTITILEAIRFDKIKPVRDSITEALQLWNQIAESCEDQKTPGHGEDSQVQSKLSRKELPKLDAKSIETPAKNGETKSQNVAEKTTGTKKKPPPLSDKELNPEFFQRLETRVSGEVEVVLPRRLLKSSNTQNEEEPDINAGSKSKSEEEPVNLQKQGGDPCSRKRELESKGNLLGIQRQLLQLERQQAYIMNMLQDFKGGSRDGMVTLENRVWGLERVVEDMARSLSSASMYSQRGSSSNHIHMVGKYNHNGFSEYPNMGSSMRGRGYNMQIGLRKGVDRDNRLPKGAGPGPSARGVWQASKDEATLEAIRGVAPDHDHEKKKNAVLTAWRNAMDGVCEGDMDVAFGEVLSTGDDLLLVKLMDRTGPVLDQLSADVASEVMHAVAQFLLEPTLFDICLSWIQQMLDTMVENGNDVIGIRMEVKREILVNLNEASSTIDPPQDWEGVVSGQTRFPVTFSGQTRFFGIASDDTFGQTQFLPKTTANSSQISHQSPPLPPPVTTFTFIYPTITH from the exons ATGTCAACCAAACCTTTAAAACCCACAAAACCCCCAGTAACACCATCTCCACCTTCTTCACGATCATCTTCACTATCTGCTCATCTCGCCATGGTTGAACTCAGACAAAGAATCTTGACATCACTCTCCAGACTCTCGGACCGAGACACCCACCAGATCGCCGTCGAAGACCTCGAAACCATCATTCAAACCCTCTCACCTGACGGCATCTCAATGATCCTCAACTCCCTCTACGACGCCACCAACGACACCACCACCAACAAACCCGCCGTAAAGAAAGAAGCAATCAGACTCCTTTCCTTCCTCTGCGCCACCCACACCGAATCAGCTGCCAGTCATTTGACAAAAATTATAGCCCACATTGTCAAGAGGCTTAAAGATTCCGATTCCGGTGTTAAAGATTCGTGTCGCGAATCAATTGGACATCTTTCTTTTCTGTATTTGAAGGGTGAAAGAGGTGATAATAATATGGGGTCTGTGGTTTCGTTGTTTGTGAAGCCTTTGTTTGAAGCTATGAATGAACAGAACAAAGCTGTACAAGCTGGTGCAGCATCGTGTATGGCTAAGATGGTGGAAATGGCTTGTGATCCACCTGTTTTGACTTTTCAAAAGCTTTGTAGTAGGATCTGCAAGTTCCTTAATAGTCCTAATTTCTTGGCAAATTCTGCCCTTTTGCCTGTGGTTTCAAGGCTTTCTCAG GTTGGTGCTATTTCTCCACAAGCCTTGGAGCCACTGCTTCAAAGTATTCATGACTGTCTTAGTAGTTCTGACTGGTCAACTCGAAAGGCAGCTGCTGACACTTTAATTGTATTGGCTTTGCATTCAAGTAACTTGATCAAAGAAAAACCAACTTCTACGATAACAATACTTGAAGCAATCCGCTTTGATAAG ATAAAACCTGTTAGAGATAGCATAACGGAAGCACTGCAACTATGGAATCAAATTGCAGAAAGCTGTGAAGATCAGAAAACACCTGGTCATGGTGAAGATTCTCAAGTACAATCCAAGTTGTCAAGAAAGGAGCTTCCAAAGTTGGATGCGAAATCAATAGAGACCCCAGCAAAGAATGGCGAAACAAAATCTCAAAATGTTGCTGAAAAGACAACTGGAACGAAAAAGAAGCCACCTCCTTTAAGTGATAAGGAACTGAACCCTGAGTTCTTTCAAAGACTTGAAACTAGGGTTTCAGGTGAAGTCGAAGTCGTTCTCCCTCGTAGACTCCTCAAATCTTCAAATACACAAAACGAAGAGGAACCAGACATCAATGctgggtcaaagtcaaagtcagaaGAGGAACCGGTCAACTTGCAAAAACAAGGTGGTGATCCGTGTTCTAGAAAGCGAGAATTAGAGAGTAAAGGAAATTTGTTGGGCATCCAAAGGCAGTTACTTCAACTGGAGAGACAACAAGCTTACATCATGAACATGTTGCAGGATTTTAAAGGTGGATCACGTGATGGTATGGTGACTTTAGAGAACAGAGTGTGGGGCCTAGAGAGAGTTGTTGAAGACATGGCACGCAGTTTATCATCAGCGTCAATGTATAGTCAAAGAGGTAGTAGTAGTAATCATATTCATATGGTAGGAAAGTACAATCACAATGGGTTCTCTGAATATCCTAACATGGGTTCAAGTATGAGGGGTAGGGGATATAATATGCAAATAGGGTTAAGAAAAGGGGTGGATAGGGATAATAGGTTGCCTAAAGGGGCTGGACCTGGTCCTTCAGCAAGAGGCGTTTGGCAAGCTTCAAAAGATGAAGCCACTTTGGAAGCAATTAGAGGGGTTGCACCTGATCATGAtcatgagaagaagaagaatgctGTTTTGACTGCTTGGAGAAATGCAATGGATGGAGTTTGTGAAGGTGACATGGATGTGGCGTTTGGTGAGGTTTTGTCTACCGGAGATGATCTTTTGCTTGTGAAGCTAATGGACAGGACGGGGCCCGTGCTTGACCAGCTGTCAGCTGATGTGGCAAGTGAAGTTATGCATGCGGTTGCTCAATTCCTTTTGGAACCTACCTTGTTTGACATCTGTTTGTCCTGGATTCAACAG ATGCTGGATACAATGGTAGAGAATGGAAATGATGTGATTGGAATTCGTATGGAAGTGAAAAGGGAGATTTTGGTGAATTTGAATGAAGCTTCGTCAACTATTGACCCTCCACAGGACTGGGAAG GCGTTGTTTCCGGCCAAACACGTTTTCCGGTCACCTTCTCCGGCCAAACTCGATTTTTCGGCATTGCTTCTGATGACACATTTGGTCAAACTCAATTCCTACCTAAGACCACCGCCAACAGCTCCCAAATCAGCCACCAGTCACCACCCTTACCTCCACCAGTTACCACATTTACCTTCATTTACCCCACCATAACCCACTAA
- the LOC111882812 gene encoding microtubule-associated protein TORTIFOLIA1 isoform X1, translated as MSTKPLKPTKPPVTPSPPSSRSSSLSAHLAMVELRQRILTSLSRLSDRDTHQIAVEDLETIIQTLSPDGISMILNSLYDATNDTTTNKPAVKKEAIRLLSFLCATHTESAASHLTKIIAHIVKRLKDSDSGVKDSCRESIGHLSFLYLKGERGDNNMGSVVSLFVKPLFEAMNEQNKAVQAGAASCMAKMVEMACDPPVLTFQKLCSRICKFLNSPNFLANSALLPVVSRLSQVGAISPQALEPLLQSIHDCLSSSDWSTRKAAADTLIVLALHSSNLIKEKPTSTITILEAIRFDKIKPVRDSITEALQLWNQIAESCEDQKTPGHGEDSQVQSKLSRKELPKLDAKSIETPAKNGETKSQNVAEKTTGTKKKPPPLSDKELNPEFFQRLETRVSGEVEVVLPRRLLKSSNTQNEEEPDINAGSKSKSEEEPVNLQKQGGDPCSRKRELESKGNLLGIQRQLLQLERQQAYIMNMLQDFKGGSRDGMVTLENRVWGLERVVEDMARSLSSASMYSQRGSSSNHIHMVGKYNHNGFSEYPNMGSSMRGRGYNMQIGLRKGVDRDNRLPKGAGPGPSARGVWQASKDEATLEAIRGVAPDHDHEKKKNAVLTAWRNAMDGVCEGDMDVAFGEVLSTGDDLLLVKLMDRTGPVLDQLSADVASEVMHAVAQFLLEPTLFDICLSWIQQMLDTMVENGNDVIGIRMEVKREILVNLNEASSTIDPPQDWEDYTSMTGYSGFCRFQALFPAKHVFRSPSPAKLDFSALLLMTHLVKLNSYLRPPPTAPKSATSHHPYLHQLPHLPSFTPP; from the exons ATGTCAACCAAACCTTTAAAACCCACAAAACCCCCAGTAACACCATCTCCACCTTCTTCACGATCATCTTCACTATCTGCTCATCTCGCCATGGTTGAACTCAGACAAAGAATCTTGACATCACTCTCCAGACTCTCGGACCGAGACACCCACCAGATCGCCGTCGAAGACCTCGAAACCATCATTCAAACCCTCTCACCTGACGGCATCTCAATGATCCTCAACTCCCTCTACGACGCCACCAACGACACCACCACCAACAAACCCGCCGTAAAGAAAGAAGCAATCAGACTCCTTTCCTTCCTCTGCGCCACCCACACCGAATCAGCTGCCAGTCATTTGACAAAAATTATAGCCCACATTGTCAAGAGGCTTAAAGATTCCGATTCCGGTGTTAAAGATTCGTGTCGCGAATCAATTGGACATCTTTCTTTTCTGTATTTGAAGGGTGAAAGAGGTGATAATAATATGGGGTCTGTGGTTTCGTTGTTTGTGAAGCCTTTGTTTGAAGCTATGAATGAACAGAACAAAGCTGTACAAGCTGGTGCAGCATCGTGTATGGCTAAGATGGTGGAAATGGCTTGTGATCCACCTGTTTTGACTTTTCAAAAGCTTTGTAGTAGGATCTGCAAGTTCCTTAATAGTCCTAATTTCTTGGCAAATTCTGCCCTTTTGCCTGTGGTTTCAAGGCTTTCTCAG GTTGGTGCTATTTCTCCACAAGCCTTGGAGCCACTGCTTCAAAGTATTCATGACTGTCTTAGTAGTTCTGACTGGTCAACTCGAAAGGCAGCTGCTGACACTTTAATTGTATTGGCTTTGCATTCAAGTAACTTGATCAAAGAAAAACCAACTTCTACGATAACAATACTTGAAGCAATCCGCTTTGATAAG ATAAAACCTGTTAGAGATAGCATAACGGAAGCACTGCAACTATGGAATCAAATTGCAGAAAGCTGTGAAGATCAGAAAACACCTGGTCATGGTGAAGATTCTCAAGTACAATCCAAGTTGTCAAGAAAGGAGCTTCCAAAGTTGGATGCGAAATCAATAGAGACCCCAGCAAAGAATGGCGAAACAAAATCTCAAAATGTTGCTGAAAAGACAACTGGAACGAAAAAGAAGCCACCTCCTTTAAGTGATAAGGAACTGAACCCTGAGTTCTTTCAAAGACTTGAAACTAGGGTTTCAGGTGAAGTCGAAGTCGTTCTCCCTCGTAGACTCCTCAAATCTTCAAATACACAAAACGAAGAGGAACCAGACATCAATGctgggtcaaagtcaaagtcagaaGAGGAACCGGTCAACTTGCAAAAACAAGGTGGTGATCCGTGTTCTAGAAAGCGAGAATTAGAGAGTAAAGGAAATTTGTTGGGCATCCAAAGGCAGTTACTTCAACTGGAGAGACAACAAGCTTACATCATGAACATGTTGCAGGATTTTAAAGGTGGATCACGTGATGGTATGGTGACTTTAGAGAACAGAGTGTGGGGCCTAGAGAGAGTTGTTGAAGACATGGCACGCAGTTTATCATCAGCGTCAATGTATAGTCAAAGAGGTAGTAGTAGTAATCATATTCATATGGTAGGAAAGTACAATCACAATGGGTTCTCTGAATATCCTAACATGGGTTCAAGTATGAGGGGTAGGGGATATAATATGCAAATAGGGTTAAGAAAAGGGGTGGATAGGGATAATAGGTTGCCTAAAGGGGCTGGACCTGGTCCTTCAGCAAGAGGCGTTTGGCAAGCTTCAAAAGATGAAGCCACTTTGGAAGCAATTAGAGGGGTTGCACCTGATCATGAtcatgagaagaagaagaatgctGTTTTGACTGCTTGGAGAAATGCAATGGATGGAGTTTGTGAAGGTGACATGGATGTGGCGTTTGGTGAGGTTTTGTCTACCGGAGATGATCTTTTGCTTGTGAAGCTAATGGACAGGACGGGGCCCGTGCTTGACCAGCTGTCAGCTGATGTGGCAAGTGAAGTTATGCATGCGGTTGCTCAATTCCTTTTGGAACCTACCTTGTTTGACATCTGTTTGTCCTGGATTCAACAG ATGCTGGATACAATGGTAGAGAATGGAAATGATGTGATTGGAATTCGTATGGAAGTGAAAAGGGAGATTTTGGTGAATTTGAATGAAGCTTCGTCAACTATTGACCCTCCACAGGACTGGGAAG ATTATACCAGTATGACCGGTTATAGTGGGTTTTGCCGGTTTCAGGCGTTGTTTCCGGCCAAACACGTTTTCCGGTCACCTTCTCCGGCCAAACTCGATTTTTCGGCATTGCTTCTGATGACACATTTGGTCAAACTCAATTCCTACCTAAGACCACCGCCAACAGCTCCCAAATCAGCCACCAGTCACCACCCTTACCTCCACCAGTTACCACATTTACCTTCATTTACCCCACCATAA
- the LOC111882812 gene encoding microtubule-associated protein TORTIFOLIA1 isoform X3 — protein sequence MSTKPLKPTKPPVTPSPPSSRSSSLSAHLAMVELRQRILTSLSRLSDRDTHQIAVEDLETIIQTLSPDGISMILNSLYDATNDTTTNKPAVKKEAIRLLSFLCATHTESAASHLTKIIAHIVKRLKDSDSGVKDSCRESIGHLSFLYLKGERGDNNMGSVVSLFVKPLFEAMNEQNKAVQAGAASCMAKMVEMACDPPVLTFQKLCSRICKFLNSPNFLANSALLPVVSRLSQVGAISPQALEPLLQSIHDCLSSSDWSTRKAAADTLIVLALHSSNLIKEKPTSTITILEAIRFDKIKPVRDSITEALQLWNQIAESCEDQKTPGHGEDSQVQSKLSRKELPKLDAKSIETPAKNGETKSQNVAEKTTGTKKKPPPLSDKELNPEFFQRLETRVSGEVEVVLPRRLLKSSNTQNEEEPDINAGSKSKSEEEPVNLQKQGGDPCSRKRELESKGNLLGIQRQLLQLERQQAYIMNMLQDFKGGSRDGMVTLENRVWGLERVVEDMARSLSSASMYSQRGSSSNHIHMVGKYNHNGFSEYPNMGSSMRGRGYNMQIGLRKGVDRDNRLPKGAGPGPSARGVWQASKDEATLEAIRGVAPDHDHEKKKNAVLTAWRNAMDGVCEGDMDVAFGEVLSTGDDLLLVKLMDRTGPVLDQLSADVASEVMHAVAQFLLEPTLFDICLSWIQQMLDTMVENGNDVIGIRMEVKREILVNLNEASSTIDPPQDWEGLMPNQLLLQLASAWNISMQHLNK from the exons ATGTCAACCAAACCTTTAAAACCCACAAAACCCCCAGTAACACCATCTCCACCTTCTTCACGATCATCTTCACTATCTGCTCATCTCGCCATGGTTGAACTCAGACAAAGAATCTTGACATCACTCTCCAGACTCTCGGACCGAGACACCCACCAGATCGCCGTCGAAGACCTCGAAACCATCATTCAAACCCTCTCACCTGACGGCATCTCAATGATCCTCAACTCCCTCTACGACGCCACCAACGACACCACCACCAACAAACCCGCCGTAAAGAAAGAAGCAATCAGACTCCTTTCCTTCCTCTGCGCCACCCACACCGAATCAGCTGCCAGTCATTTGACAAAAATTATAGCCCACATTGTCAAGAGGCTTAAAGATTCCGATTCCGGTGTTAAAGATTCGTGTCGCGAATCAATTGGACATCTTTCTTTTCTGTATTTGAAGGGTGAAAGAGGTGATAATAATATGGGGTCTGTGGTTTCGTTGTTTGTGAAGCCTTTGTTTGAAGCTATGAATGAACAGAACAAAGCTGTACAAGCTGGTGCAGCATCGTGTATGGCTAAGATGGTGGAAATGGCTTGTGATCCACCTGTTTTGACTTTTCAAAAGCTTTGTAGTAGGATCTGCAAGTTCCTTAATAGTCCTAATTTCTTGGCAAATTCTGCCCTTTTGCCTGTGGTTTCAAGGCTTTCTCAG GTTGGTGCTATTTCTCCACAAGCCTTGGAGCCACTGCTTCAAAGTATTCATGACTGTCTTAGTAGTTCTGACTGGTCAACTCGAAAGGCAGCTGCTGACACTTTAATTGTATTGGCTTTGCATTCAAGTAACTTGATCAAAGAAAAACCAACTTCTACGATAACAATACTTGAAGCAATCCGCTTTGATAAG ATAAAACCTGTTAGAGATAGCATAACGGAAGCACTGCAACTATGGAATCAAATTGCAGAAAGCTGTGAAGATCAGAAAACACCTGGTCATGGTGAAGATTCTCAAGTACAATCCAAGTTGTCAAGAAAGGAGCTTCCAAAGTTGGATGCGAAATCAATAGAGACCCCAGCAAAGAATGGCGAAACAAAATCTCAAAATGTTGCTGAAAAGACAACTGGAACGAAAAAGAAGCCACCTCCTTTAAGTGATAAGGAACTGAACCCTGAGTTCTTTCAAAGACTTGAAACTAGGGTTTCAGGTGAAGTCGAAGTCGTTCTCCCTCGTAGACTCCTCAAATCTTCAAATACACAAAACGAAGAGGAACCAGACATCAATGctgggtcaaagtcaaagtcagaaGAGGAACCGGTCAACTTGCAAAAACAAGGTGGTGATCCGTGTTCTAGAAAGCGAGAATTAGAGAGTAAAGGAAATTTGTTGGGCATCCAAAGGCAGTTACTTCAACTGGAGAGACAACAAGCTTACATCATGAACATGTTGCAGGATTTTAAAGGTGGATCACGTGATGGTATGGTGACTTTAGAGAACAGAGTGTGGGGCCTAGAGAGAGTTGTTGAAGACATGGCACGCAGTTTATCATCAGCGTCAATGTATAGTCAAAGAGGTAGTAGTAGTAATCATATTCATATGGTAGGAAAGTACAATCACAATGGGTTCTCTGAATATCCTAACATGGGTTCAAGTATGAGGGGTAGGGGATATAATATGCAAATAGGGTTAAGAAAAGGGGTGGATAGGGATAATAGGTTGCCTAAAGGGGCTGGACCTGGTCCTTCAGCAAGAGGCGTTTGGCAAGCTTCAAAAGATGAAGCCACTTTGGAAGCAATTAGAGGGGTTGCACCTGATCATGAtcatgagaagaagaagaatgctGTTTTGACTGCTTGGAGAAATGCAATGGATGGAGTTTGTGAAGGTGACATGGATGTGGCGTTTGGTGAGGTTTTGTCTACCGGAGATGATCTTTTGCTTGTGAAGCTAATGGACAGGACGGGGCCCGTGCTTGACCAGCTGTCAGCTGATGTGGCAAGTGAAGTTATGCATGCGGTTGCTCAATTCCTTTTGGAACCTACCTTGTTTGACATCTGTTTGTCCTGGATTCAACAG ATGCTGGATACAATGGTAGAGAATGGAAATGATGTGATTGGAATTCGTATGGAAGTGAAAAGGGAGATTTTGGTGAATTTGAATGAAGCTTCGTCAACTATTGACCCTCCACAGGACTGGGAAGGTCTGATGCCAAACCAACTTTTATTGCAGTTGGCGTCAGCCTGGAATATTAGTATGCAACACTTAAACAAATAG
- the LOC111882808 gene encoding protein LHCP TRANSLOCATION DEFECT gives MATIPCTVQLIFASTDTKPINSSITVLGKLNSQFVGMRKGLGFCRRTSRIGPSCGSRTTCWFKFGKNGVDSEGAGIYGSQSRDDFDRDDVEQYFNYMGMLAVEGTYDKMEALLSMNIHPADILLMMAASEGDKPKIEELLKAGAKYDVKDAGGKTALDKAVNDEIKNFILSFTTQKA, from the exons ATGGCGACTATTCCATGTACTGTTCAACTCATCTTCGCGAGTACAGACACAAAACCCATAAACAGTTCGATCACAGTTCTTGGTAAACTCAATTCACAGTTTGTAGGAATGCGTAAAGGACTCGGGTTTTGCAGGCGAACTTCAAGAATTGGACCTAGTTGTGGTTCAAGAACCACCTGTTGGTTCAAGTTCGGTAAAAATGGCGTCGATTCTGAGGGTGCTGGTATTTACGGCAGTCAATCCCGCGACGATTTTGATCGGGATGATGTCGAGCAG TACTTCAATTACATGGGTATGCTTGCTGTTGAGGGAACATACGATAAAATGGAGGCTCTTTTAAGCATGAACATTCACCCTGCTGACATTTTGTTGATGATGGCTGCCTCTGAAGGCGACAAGCCCAAAATAGAGGAGCTGTTGAAAGCTGGAGCCAAATATGATGTCAAAGATGCTGGTGGAAAGACTGCACTTGATAAAGCAGTAAACGATGAAATCAAAAACTTCATTCTAAGTTTTACTACTCAAAAGGCATGA